GGCTCATTTATGTGGATCCATATGGatagctatccattttctgagcagcgtatcctcacaagggtcgcaggaatgctggaacctACCCCGTCTATATTTTCTAATGATGTACTATGCTGCgtcaaatattgttttacaaaaataataatgttcagttttaaaatcatttgcatttaaaagtgtttattATTGTGCTCGTTTGCAGTTTACAACATCATGATCCTGAGATGTTCCAATGTTTGTGAAAGTACTTGTGGCaactaaaatgaaatgtatttgtctttttatattatttgcatttgtatGGTCTTTTGTAACATTGCGAGCCCTTGAATGCCCTAATTTCAACTCTCAGTATGTGTTATGTGTACTGAAGAATCCTTTATCTAACAAGGTAAATGacagatttgtttgaaaaccctgAGATTCCTTTCAGAATCGCAGTTTTTATGGCATACTATACTACAAAATATGTACACCTGAAACATTGAATGCAATTAGGGTTTGTAATGTGCAGACAAAATGAAGAGTCAGAAGTTATTGTTGTGacgcattaaaaaaatagtacaaaCACCAAGGAAAGTCAAACAAGCGTGTGAGTCTGTTGGTCatcaaaattcatgaaattGTTCTGTGTTCACCAAGAAAGtgataaaagcattttttttttattaaattgaaaCTGTTGCGAGAAGTCTTGTCGTCCCACGGTTCCCACAGTCCATGTTAGTCAAGCCAAATATAACCTCATTTCCATCTTAAAATCTTTTTGACAGGTTCCTACAGATCATTGATATTTTGTGGCAatggtaaaatgtttttattagatatgtcaaaatattgaaaagaataaagtcataaaaTAGTGTACATGAATCTATACAATGCGTTTTTGAATTGACCTCTGAAATACCTGTTTGTCTAATTcgaatttattgagatgcaccagcaccaaaagcattttttttgttttttgtctaaTTTCAGCAAACAAGCCCCACTCCTGAAATGCAGGTTGACGGAGGAGAGGAGAAGACGAGCGTgcgaggagcagcagcagcagcaacagcagcgaCAGGCACTGTAAAGCCAGTATGGGCTTTGCTTGAAGAAGCGGGGCAATTGAAGACAGAAGGGAACGCTTTCTACCGGGAAAAGAACATCCGGGCAGCTGTTGGCCGTTATCACCGCGCTCTTTTGGTCCTGAGAAGCCTCAGCTCTGAAGTGCCGTTGACTTTGAAAGGATTTGGACCTGAGAGGCCAGCTCTCACGTCTGAACAAGAGACATCGCTCAGAAACATACAAGTGGACTGCTTCAACAACCTAGCTGGTATATTAAAAAATGGCAGCGTGCAAGTGTAACTGGATTAGCAACACATAGATTCAGTATAACAGCACCCACAgtcatacatatactgtatattctttatcatctaTAAGTAGAGACATCTGCTATATACTTTACAGATATCCATATTCAGTCTGTCTTATAATTACCCCAGGCAACCAAAGCAGCCAGCAAGATGGTCGTTCGATTGATACAGTGGCAAAAATGGTTTACttctatttactgtaattcccggcctacacggCGCACGTGGTTagaagcctcaccgagtacatttgtaaaggaaataccatttggtacatacatacaccacagctgtgtaaaagc
The sequence above is drawn from the Syngnathoides biaculeatus isolate LvHL_M chromosome 11, ASM1980259v1, whole genome shotgun sequence genome and encodes:
- the ttc9c gene encoding tetratricopeptide repeat protein 9C isoform X2 translates to MQVDGGEEKTSVRGAAAAATAATGTVKPVWALLEEAGQLKTEGNAFYREKNIRAAVGRYHRALLVLRSLSSEVPLTLKGFGPERPALTSEQETSLRNIQVDCFNNLAACLLQKENVDYARVQDYSLRVLEERPTDTKALYRAGVATLELGDAQKAKHYLTQACKMQPNDANVRRYLQIVEEKLSHDLLQEKAMYRSMFASSTKSSVGE
- the ttc9c gene encoding tetratricopeptide repeat protein 9C isoform X1, translating into MHNSRGKQQTSPTPEMQVDGGEEKTSVRGAAAAATAATGTVKPVWALLEEAGQLKTEGNAFYREKNIRAAVGRYHRALLVLRSLSSEVPLTLKGFGPERPALTSEQETSLRNIQVDCFNNLAACLLQKENVDYARVQDYSLRVLEERPTDTKALYRAGVATLELGDAQKAKHYLTQACKMQPNDANVRRYLQIVEEKLSHDLLQEKAMYRSMFASSTKSSVGE